CTCTGACTCATCTCTGACATGAAAAAAAGTCTCCCTTCCTCATCCAAACAAGAATAGTCTGATAATTACTCCTTATCCGCAAGAGCAAACATTATCTCTCCCTCGGCAACTACACGTCCATCCACTGTAGCGGTTGCTTTCCCTTTACCGATCATGCCCTTCAAACGAATGATCTCGACTTCCAGCCGCAGCGTATCACCCGGTACCACTTGCCCGCGGAAACGGAAACCGTCAATGCCCGCCAAAAAGCCCAGCTTTCCCCGGTTGCTCTCTACATTAAGAATCGCGACAGCACCGACCTGCGCCAAAGCTTCCACAATAAGGACTCCCGGCATAACAGCATATTCAGGGAAATGGCCGACAAAAAAAGGCTCATTGATCGTCACGTTCTTGATGCCGACCGCTCGTTTGCCGTCCTCAATCTCCACAATTTTATCGACCAGCAAAAACGGGGGGCGATGGGGAATAATTTCTTGAATCTGTTTGATGTTCAACATAGTATTAAAATCCTCCTTATGTACGTACCCGCCAAGCATAGCGTTTGAAAAGGGTTGTTCGTTCCATTTGCTGCCGCTGTGCCGCTTTCTCAAGCTGCGGGAGGTATTATTACGGCTGTATCATGCTTTCTCTTGAGGTTTTCTTAACGAATTTCAGATCATGTGCATAAAAAGAAGGATCTGCGGAAAAAATGATGGATATCCTTCACCGCTGCAGAAGTGAAGGTTTTAGATAAGGGGCTTTCTCCCATCGGACACTTGTGTACGAGGAGAGGGCCCTTTTACAAGTTTTTTGGGGTCCCCGCAAAGTATTTGGAATAAGCATCGCAGCATAGGCTCCACTTTGTGGGGTTATTTTATATACATCCGTCCATTGTCATGAAATGACAAAGTTAATACGCAAGTCCCATCCCATTATACCGTTTAACCCCAAAAAAAGAAAACTCCCTTAAAGGGAGTTTGGCATCTTATCTCAAGACATTGTGTTCACCTTGACCTCTCGTCACGGTGCAAAAATTAAATCAAAAACATGCTTCCATGTGCCCCATTCAAACACTTCACCGAGCTCCTGATCGCCGAGAACAACATATCCGAAGACCATGCCTCCGAATAATGCCAATACGAGCAATACAGGAATCATGATACGGACAGCGATTTTCCATCCGGATGTCTTGGATCGTTTTTTGGCGTTTGATTCACTCATGATGCCCACCTACCCTCGCATTGTGTTGGCAAGGTTCATCATGGTATCGCTTGAACTAAGCGCACGTGCCGTCAGCTGGTAGGCCCGCTGAACTTCCATCATTTTAGTCATTTCATCGGTCAAATTGACATTCGATTGTTCAATAAATCCGGAAAGCACCTTCGATTTCGGAGGCTCGCCCGGAGCCGACGGTGTTAAATCGAACACATCGCCTTCCGTCAATCCGCTTCCTACGACGAACAGGTTATCGCCAACAGCGACCAAGCCCTCCGGACGCTCAAGCTCAACCAGCTTCAAGGTTGCATAAGGAGCCGTTCGACCCGTTGGGGTCTCCACGATAATCTGCCCTTTCTGGTTAATGGCAACTTTCCCCTTGGCCGGAAGCGAGATTGGATTATTGTTCACGTCAAGTACAGGATAGCCTTGTGAATTGACCAGCAGCAGGTTGTTTGGGTTCCGGGCATCCGGAGATACATGAAATCCGCCTTCGCGGGTATATCCAATCGCGCCATCTCCCTGAACGGCAAACATGGCTTGTCCATCAATCATCAGATCGAGCGGATTACCGGTTTCCTTCATGGCCCCCTGCTCCATGTTCTGCACGACGGAAGATAGTCTCATGCCATACCCGAGTGTATAGCCAAGCGGTGTCGCGCGGCCCGTCCGGTCGAAATCCTTGTGATGCCGCTGAACCTGCGTCAGCACATCTTCAAAGGATCCCTCCTTTTTCTTATAACCAGCCGTATTGACGTTTGCTATATTGTCCGCAATGACATCCAATCGCTGTTGGAGGGCATTCATCGACACCATGGCGCTAATCATCGAGTTGTTCATCACTTACCTCCCGTGGGCTCACATTTTCATACAGCAGTTGTGCTGCCTGCCTACTTACAAACACAGCTTAGACTCGGCCGATCTCATTGACCGCCTTCTCCAGCGTTCTGTCGTAATACTGAACGATTTTTTGGTTTGTTTCATACGCGCGCAGCGCAGCTGTCAATTCAACCATCGATTGCGTCGGATCCACGTTGGACCCCTCGATGAATCCCTGGCGGATGACTCCGTTATCACCGGGTGCCATAAAACGCACTTCCCCGTCCGGATCGGCCATACGGAACACGCCATGACCTTCACGAATCAGTCCATGAGGCTCGCTCACGATGCTGACTCCGAGAATGATGCCTGTCCCATTGCCTTCTGCGTCCATGATTTCTCCTTGCTCATTCACTGTAAAGTTACTCGCCGAGCCTGTCAATACAATCGGTCTGTTATTGTTATCCAGTACCTGATAGCCGCTCTCGCTCAAGAGGCTGCCATTCGGGCTAACCCGGAAGCTGCCGTTACGGGTATAACGGGTATCCCCATTCTCATTCTGAACCGTAAAAAATCCTTCCGGCCGGTAGATCACCTCGCCGTTCTCATCCACGTATCTGCCGGAAGCATCAAATGGATAAGGTTGGCCCGTTGCCGGATTCTGTACTGTAAATGAGGATACCAACGCAAAGTCTGTTGACTTGCCCGTTTCACGGAGCGCGCCTTCCGTATAAAGCGATATGCTCTCCTCAGCGTAAACACCCGTGTTGAACTTACCCAGCTTCCGCCCCGCATTCGTCGAATCATTGCCGCCGATCATGGAGACAAGAACTTCAGGGAACGAACGCTGTACGCTGTTGGTTGCCTTGTAGCCTGTCGTGTTGACGTTAGCGATGTTCTGCGTCACCGTATTATGTCGCTGCTCCTGAGTCATCATCCCCGAAGCGGCTGTATATAGACCTCTTAACAATGAAGGCACTTCCCTTCCAAAATAGATGCGTGAATGGCCGCTGCGCTGACCGATTGTATCTCCAATCGCTGCTGTTCAGCATGACCATTGTATAAATTGCAGACCTATGTAGCTGCATCGTATGGATACAGATTGATAATCCAATATCACGTTTCTATTATCTATATCGGAAGGTTAGAACTTTTTCTTTACGACCTTGTCCAAATTATCCAGCATAATTCCCGTTCCCTTAACCACACAATGCATCGGATCCTCCGCAACAAGCACCGGCACCCGCAGCTCGTCCGTTAACAGCTCGTCCAAACCATGAAGCAATGCGCCACCGCCGGTCAATATGACGCCGCGATCGATAATGTCCGCTGACAGCTCCGGCGGGGTCCGCTCCAAAACGGATTTGGCTGCGAGTACGATCGATGACACCGGATCCCACAGAGCTTCCTGCACCTCTGCCGAAGACACCGTTACGGTAAACGGCAGTCCCGATACCATATCGCGTCCGCGAATATCCATCTCAGCTTGTCTACCGCCTGGACGAACCGTTCCGATCGCTACCTTCAAATCTTCTGCCGTCCGTTCCCCGATCAGCAATTTATATTTATGCTTCACATACTTCGTGATCGCCTCGTCGAACTTGTCCCCCGCCATTTTAATCGAAGAAGCGGTGACCACATCGCCCATGGACAGGACGGCCACATCTGTGGTGCCGCCCCCGATGTCCACAACCATGTTACCGCTCGGCTGGAAAATATCCATCCCTGCGCCAATTGCCGCTGCCTTCGGTTCTTCTTCAAGGAACACATCCCTTGCGCCGCTGCGCTCAGCCGCTTCCCGGATCGCCTTCTGCTCTACCGAAGTAATGTTGGTCGGTGCACAGATGAGGATTCGGGGCCGGCTGTGCCAACTGCGCGCGCCCACGCGATCAATAAAGTACTTCAGCATCGCTTCCGTAATTTCGAAGTCGGCGATGACCCCGTCCCTCAGCGGGCGGATCGCCGTAATGTTGCCGGGAGTGCGCCCGACCATGCGCCGTGCTTCCTCACCGACGGCAAGGACTCGTTTGGTGTCGGTCTCAATAGTGACAACGGAAGGTTCGTCTAACACTACCCCCTTCCCCTTTACGTGAATGAGCACGTTCGCCGTTCCGAGATCGATTCCAATATCCTTGCTCAACATCATGAAAAGCCCCCAAAGTGTTATTTTATGGTAAAAGAGTCTGTTCGCTGTACCGAACCATCCTTCGACATAATCTAGCAATCGATGATGATCTTCGGCAAAACAGGTCCCATATTTCGATCCTATACCAGCTTTTAACATATCATACTTTAGGGGAGGGATTCAACGTCAATCTAGTGACCTAAGCCCTAAAAATCAGGATTTCGCCGTGGCCACCGGTTCGCGGTTGCTGCCGGTTTTTTTGTACTTGATCTTGGTAGCTTCTCCGCCTCTCAGATGGCGGATGGATTTGTGGTATTCGAGAATGTGCTTCACCTGATCCGCCAGGTCCGGGTTGATCTCCGGCAGACGTTCGGTTAAGTCCTTATGCACCGTGCTCTTCGACACGCCAAATTCTTTGGCTATAGTTCGAACCGTATGCCTCGTTTCCACGATACAGCGTCCGATCTTAATGGTCCGCTCTTTGATGTAATCGTGCACGCTCCCGCCTCCCTACTGTGTGGATAGTTTGGTACATTATATGAGGGGCATGACGGGATATTCTCGGTTTCAAGGGGTGACAAGCTTACTTGGACCCATTTATTTTCTGGACATGCCCGTGACGGACAAGTCTAAAATGTCCAAAAAACAAGGCCCGGCAAGGGTTGGACTTGCCGTCCAAAACCGCAACAAAAAAAAGACAGGATCACAAGATCCTGCCCTCTTCAAGTGCGCGGTGGGCGCATGGCTACAAAGAAATGAAATTATTTTTGCGGAAGCACGCTCACAGGGTTGACCAGTTTCCCGCCCTCGTACACTTCGAAGTGCACATGGTTGCCGAGATCCTTCTCAAGCTCACTGCGCCCGGCAGTCGCGATGGAATCGCCCTGCTTCACTTCAGCGCCTTCCTTCACTTTCACTTCGTTCAAGCTTTGGTACACGGTTTTCGTGTCACCGGACGTAATTTCCACAACGTTGCCGTTAACCGGATGATTCTCGACCCGGGTCACTTTACCTGTCAGTGCGGCACGAACTTCAAACATCGTGTCATCCGCAGCAGCCAAGTCGATTCCCATATTCGGCGTAAAGGTGTCATTATACTGCACCATCGCCTCTTGATGCGAATCCGGGTTCGTCTCGTCAAAGTAAGGCTTGACGATACTTACCGCCACGTCGTCGGCTACAGGCCAGATCATCGATTGCGCGTTGGCCGTCACTTCTACAGCTTCTCCGTCATTGCCTTCGGTTGCAGCAGGCTTCTCCGAGCCTTGAACTGAATCCGATACGGTTGTTGCTTCCTCTTGTGGGTTCAGCGTCTTTTGGCTGGCGTCCTGGTAGACCCACACGAGGGTTAGTATAATTGCCGCTGCTGCTAAGTATGCTGCCGGGAACACCCACCGTTTGGATAATGCTTTCTTCCACGAAGATGACGGTACCGCCGAATCTCCTTGCACAGTTTTAGGAGTTTCTTCGTGGGGTTTACTATTTTTGTTCTGTTCATTCATTTGCAATCACCTCAGTAACCATTGTTACCGGGGGCAACTCTTTTATACGTTATCTAACTATTATTTTTTTGAGAGGTTGTTCAAAAAGTCGTCTTTTGATCACGAAGTGAATCAAGAAGTAGTTCGGCATCGAATCTTGAATTCAGCCGGGCCTTCCAGTGCTCACGTACCCAAAACGTACGCTCCGCTCCTCAGGCCCTAGCTTCATTCACCCTTCTCGGTGCTGAAAATCCGACCTTTTGAATTTCCACTTAAAGAGAGAAGATTTGAAGTTTTGTCAAAAGAAATATTCGTATAGTAGTGCGCCAGAATCTCTTTCGCTTCATATCCTTCTCGGGCCATGCCCTCGGCCCCGTATTGGCTCATGCCCACGCCGTGACCGTTGCCGTAGGTCGTTATCTCAATCTCGCCGTCTTTCATATGAAGGGTGAATTGGCTCGAACGAAGCCCCAGCTTCTCTCTCACCTCGCGACCGGTGAACTTCTTGCCGCCGACCCGTACGCTCTCAATTCGATGACCTTGCGTATACGAGAGTACTTTCAAAAAAGAAGCTCCCCCATCCCCGCCTGCCGATACCGGTACGGCTCCATCCGCCAGACCAAGCTTTCCTATGAATTCCGAGCGGGGCATCGTGATCGTTGTCTTGTACTTCGGTGAAATCTGTTTATCCCATGGACTCTCCACACTGCGCAGGTAGGGAATCTCGTTCTTCCAATAATCCTCTGAATTTTCGGTATAACCGTTACTGGTGGAGAAAAAAGAAGCGGTAATCGGCTGACCCTCATACGTCATCACCACTCCTGCCGTTTCCTTTACCGCTCGCTGGAGCTTCGCCAGCTCGGCTTCCTTCCCGAGCCGCTGCCATTCCTTCGTCAGTTCGTCTTGGGCGATGTAAGCCTGGTGGCTGACCGTATCGGTCACCACGGCCTTGCCGTCCGGCACGCCGCTGCGGTCGCCGGAGGCCAGCCGCTGCACGATATAAGTCCGCGCCGCGATGGCCTGGGCCTTGAGTGCCTCCAGCTGGAACTCGGCCGGCATCTCGGCGGCCAGAACGCCGACGAGATATTGTTCCAGCGGCAGTTCCTCCACGGTATCCGTCTTGGTTACGTAGACGGATACCGTGGGCTCTTCCGCCGCCTGCGGCTCGGCGGAAGGCAGCGGGGCAGGCCCCGGCGGAAGCGGCTCTGGTGCGTTGTTGCCGGGGGCAACCACCAGCAGAGGCAGCGCCAGCGCCAAGGCCAGCAGCACCGCCACCGCCCAGACGGCAGGGTGCACCCGCACCCGCCGCCTTCCGGCGGCCGGGCGCCGCGAGGCAAAGCCGCGGCGCCCCCAGCGCGCAGGCCGCACACGGAACGTGCGGCCGCCGCGCGGCACGCGGCCCGCTGCCGCTGGCGCCAAGCGCTGCGGCTCGGCCGCGGAATGCGGGCCCTGCGGCATCGCCGCTGGCCCGCCGGGGGCTGGCGCGGCGCCGTGCGCAGGCGCGCCAGCGGGGCTTCCGGGCGGCGGCGTATGTGCCGCCCGCGTGCTGTGGCCGGACTGGCCGAAGGCGTCCGGCGCTCTCCCCGGGCCGCGGTGCCCGCGCGGCCCTTCCTGTATATCCTTTTTATCCGGATTAGAATCATGGCTATGTGCTTCAGTCGATCCGGCTTTCTTCTCAAGTTCTCCTGGAAAGTCCCACTTCAATACGGGAGCAGCCGATCCCTCGGATGGTACCCGGTATGATTGAGAATTCCCTTCCTTCAAATCGTCTCTTGAATCAATCGCTCTTTTTTTTCCTGCAGAATTCACATTCACCCGAACCTTTGAATCTTTCATTGCACTTCCCTCCTGTGCCTTTTCCCCTGGTATATACTCTTGTACATGTTCCTGCACGCTCTACTTATACTTATGAGACACGCGCATTTGATAGAACTATTCTAAGAGAAAGGACAAAGTCACATGGATGAAGAACCCAGTCACTGACTGCAAGCAAGCTGGCAAAGAGTCTCCCAGTCAACCGGAAACTCAACATAAGAGAATGAATGATAGCCTATGGTGATGCATTACAAAAAGAAGGAGCTTCGCCCTTATCGGCAAAGCTCCTTCTCCTATACTCTATTGTGGTCTATCCTGAGTCGCCAGATCCATCCTGTTGTTTACACCCAGGTAGGTTGAACTTTGAAAACTTTTGCGTCTTCTGTTTCGCCTGCCACTTTTTTCGAAACCTTCTCCGAGCTCTGGTCCTCCGTTGAAATACGCCAGATATCCGCGCCAAGTCCAGACAGCTTTTCCGCTAAATGAACATAACCGCGATCAATATGCTGTACGCCGCCAACTTCGGTAGTCCCTTCCGAGACGAGCCCGGCTAATATCAAGGCAGCCCCTGCACGCAGATCCGTTGCGGTTACTTTGGCTCCTTTAAGCTTAGCTCCGCCCGTAACGATCGCAGAACGTCCCTCAACCTTGATCTCCGCATTCATCAGCTGGAATTCATCCACATGCATAAAGCGGTTCTCAAATACCGTTTCCGTAACAACACTTGTACCCTCGGAAACCAGCAAAAGCGCCATCATCTGGGACTGCATATCCGTTGGGAAGCCAGGATAAGGCAAGGTTTTCACATCAACCGACTTTAATGGTTTGTCAGCGATAACACGAATCCCATTTTCGTCCGGTTCAATGGTAATCCCCATCTCTTCCATCTTGGAAATAACCGGTCCAAGGTGGTCCGCAATGGCTCCTTCCACATATACATCCCCGCCCGTGATCGCAGCTGCAGCCATGAAGGTGCCTGCTTCAATCCGGTCAGGAATCACGTTATGCTTGACGCCATGCATCTGCTCAACGCCCTCGATCCGAATCACACCCGTGCCCGCACCGCGAACTTTGGCACCCATCGCATTCAGGTAATTCGCTAAATCGACAATTTCCGGCTCTTTCGCCGCATTTTCGATTACCGTGATTCCTTCAGCCAATGTAGCAGCCATCATAATATTTTCAGTAGCACCTACGCTGGCAACGTCCAAATAGACCTTCGCCCCACGCAATCTGCCATTGCTTTTAGCTTCAATATATCCTTGTCCGAGGCTGATCTCTGCCCCGAGAGCTTCAAATCCCTTTAGGTGTTGGTCAATGGGTCTTGTGCCGATAGCACATCCCCGGGAAGCGAAATCCGGGTTCGTCCACAACGTGCCAATAAAGGCCCCATGACCAGAAAAGACGCCCGCATCTTCCGCACCCATTCATAAGGCGCTTCACATGTCGTTATGTGCTCTGCATTCACACGTATCACTTCATCCTGATATGTAATGCCCGCACCAAGCGACTCCAATACTTTACTGATTGTAATTACATCGTCAAGAGGAGGCGCGTCAATAATAACACTTTCCCCAACTTCCCCTAGTAGAGAGGCAGCGATGATCGGAAGAACTGAATTTTTTGCTCCGCTGACTTTGACGCTTCCGGTCAGTCTTTTGCCACCGCGGACGATAAATTTGCTCATCATGGTTTCCCTCCGCGTCCATAATTTTCCTGATTGCGTGTGTTAGTGATTAGTTGTTGCTAATTCCCTAACTTTCATCTTAACATTAGAGATTTCCGCTAAACAAGCGATTTTCGAACTATTTATGACATCTGATTCGGTGTCCACATCAGGTTTCAGAAATCCATGATGCCACCTTATGAAGCATCTGTTATCCGCAGTATGGACCTACGAAAGGTACCATGACCGACCAGCACTTGTCAATGCATAACAATTACCGGGTGAACATTATAGTCCGGAAGTCATACCGTCCGCCCGATCAATTTCTTATTTTAAGTGTTAACATAATAAAATGCGTTTATTCGACATCTTCTCTCCAAGCAACCTAACAGAGATATAACCATTCATGCCGCAATTAAAACAGACGAGTAAAATATCGCCAAACACATAACCATCATGCAACAAATGTTTGATTACTAGCTGCAGCACCTCGTGTTATGTATGACGCTCATTCTCTGCGTTAAAACATATATCGGATCATTTGACTCCATGTAATATAGTCAATTAGGAATTCAGCCACGAATCGTCCAAGCACCACCGCCAGCAGCAAATGCAGCAGCTTTCCCTGCGGCCCTTTTGGATGACGGACAATCAAATCCAGCTTCAGTTGTTGTAATGCCCACCAAGCCAGTGCGATACAGATCAGCGAAATGACAATAGACAACAACCCGTTAACACCTACAGCACTGATTGAATTAGATAAATCCTGGTTCATACTCCCTCCTCCTTCATAAATTATCCTGCCCTTTCAGGACCGACTCTTCTATAATACTTGGCTGGAGGCTAAGAATCCAGCACTTTCTATACGACATTTCCTCGGAAATAATAAAGTTTATCGACAACTTCCCAAAACGATCATGTATGCGCTATTAGATGAAGTCTAAATTTCCATTTATTACACTTGAAAAATACATCCAGTAGCCAGAATCATAGTATAGTTTTATATCTCGAACTTCTATTTATACCGATGATATAACAAAAAAATGCCCAGTCTTTGAAAATAATAAGGTTCACAGACCAGGTATAGCTGAATAGGGGCACGAAAGATGAATATTTATGCATCAAATAAATCTATGCCTCTGGTCCTTTCTATGAGTAATCGATGCCTGTGGACCCAGTAATGCCACCAATCAAAGTTGTATATCATCAGCCCCATTGTCCCAATAGAATATCCACCCTATATGTGATTTAGGATGTGAGATAGACATATAAGATCCCCTCCTTCTCCTTTTAATGCCGGGTAATACACCTTAAATCGAGCACTTTCATAACAAATATGGGTTTTCAACTCCTAGAATAGAGCACAAAAAAAGACAGCTTGGCTGTATCATTACAGCAAGCTGTCTTCGTTCACCTTATTAGTTCCGCGTCACTTTAATCCGGTTCATCGCTCTTTGCAGAGCCATTTCGGCGCGACGATGGTCGACTTCATCTTGTCTTCCCTTCGCATTCAGGCGGGTCTCAGCTCTTTCCTTCGCGGCTTCCGCACGCTCCAAATCGATTTCTTCCGCTTTCTCTGCGCTTTCCGCCAGGATGACAATCTTATCTTTACGGACTTCGACAAAACCGCCTTGTACCGCAAACGGGGTTCTCTGGTTGCCAATCTTCACATAAACTGGCGCTATCTGAAGCGGCGTAACGAAGGAAATATGACCTGGCAAAATACCCAGCTCTCCCTCGACCCCACGCACCGTAACACTGTTCACCTGCTCAGAGTAGACCAGGCGGTCCGGCGTTACGATTTCCAACAAAATGGTGCTCACTTCCATCCCTCCTCACCGTTTTCCGCAGAAAACTCGCGCAGCAGACCTCACAGTCTCACTAGAAGCACTGTTCCGGTCTGCCGATCACGGAGCGTCAGCTTACAATGTTTTTGCTTTTTCAACTGCCTCTTCAATCGTACCTACGAACAGGAAAGCCGCTTCCGGAAGGTGGTCATGCTTGCCTTCCAAGATCTCTTTAAAGCTGCGTACAGTTTCTTTAACCGGTACATATTTACCCGGGATGCCGTTAAACTGCTCGGCAACGTGGAAAGCTTGGGAAAGGAAACGTTGAACACGACGAGCACGTCCAACAATCGCTTTATCTTCCTCGCTCAGCTCATCCATACCGAGAATCGCGATGATATCTTGAAGCTCGTTATAGCGAGCCAAAATTTTCTTAACGCCTTGAGCAACATTATAGTGCTCTTCGCCCACGATTTCCGGAGCCAAGATACGGGAACTGGATGCAAGCGGATCTACCGCAGGATAGATACCCATCTCGGAAATTTTACGCTCCAGGTTTGTCGTTGCGTCCAAGTGAGCAAACGTTGTAGCCGGAGCCGGATCCGTATAGTCATCCGCCGGTACATAGATAGCCTGGATGGATGTAACGGAACCTTTTTTGGTAGAGGTAATCCGCTCCTGCAAGCGTCCCATTTCGGATGCCAGCGTTGGCTGGTAACCTACCGCGGAAGGCATACGACCCAGAAGGGCGGATACTTCGGAACCCGCTTGAGTAAAGCGGAAGATGTTATCGATAAAGAGAAGTACGTCTTTACCTTCTTGATCACGGAAATATTCCGCCATCGTCAAACCAGTCAATGCTACGCGAAGACGGGCACCCGGAGGCTCGTTCATTTGACCGAATACCATCGCGGTTTTGTTGATAACACCGGAATCACTCATCTCGTGGTAAAGGTCATTACCTTCACGAGTACGCTCACCTACGCCGGCAAATACGGAAATACCGCCGTGTTCTTGGGCGATGTTGTTGATCAATTCCTGGATCGCAACGGTTTTACCTACGCCGGCACCACCAAAGAGACCGATCTTACCGCCTTTTTGGTATGGAGCAAGCAAGTCGATGACTTTAATACCCGTTTCAAGCATTTCTGCTTGCGTAGAAAGCTCATCATAAGCAGGAGCTTCACGGTGGATCGGGTTATTAATTTCGGATACTACGGCACCTGCATTATCGATCGGCTCACCCAATACGTTAAATACACGGCCAAGTGTAGCGGAACCTACAGGGACCGTAATCGGTCTGCCCAAATCCACGGCTTCGATACCGCGAACGAGACCATCCGTGGATGACATCGCGATACAACGAACCAGATTATCACCCAAATGATTGGATACTTCCAAAGTCAAATCAATCGAGCGGCCGCCTTCCAGCGTAGCTTCAATCTTGACAGCATTAAAAATCTCGGGAAGATGACCGCGCTCAAATTCAATGTCAACTACAGCACCTGTAATGCTGACAACGCGTCCTTTTTTCATTGATTCGTTTTCCCTCCTACCCGCTCACCTCTAGCGGTGAACGATGATCGTAAAAGCGGCTTATTCATGACATGGCCGCATATCCGTTAAATACTAAGTTAAGAATTCGGACCGTGCATTATTGCTGAGCGTTTGCTCCGCCCACAATCTCGGAAATTTCCTGCGTAATGGCAGCCTGACGAGCACGGTTGTAAGTAAGGTTCAACTCGTTGATCATCTTGCTTGCATTCTTCGTTGCAGCTCCCATAGCAGTCATCTTCGCACCCAGCTCACTTGCCTTCGCATTCAGCATCGCACTGAAAATCAATGTTTCCGCATATTTCGGAAGCAGTACCTCAAGCACGCCTTCAGGGGACGGTTCATACTCATAACCCGTCAGGTTCTCGGCGCTGCCGATGTTCTCCATGGGCAGAAGCTTGGAGATCTCCTGGAGCTGAGTCAAAGCATTCACGAATTGGTTGTAACACACGTATAACTCATCAATCTGACCCAGCTCGTATTGATGAACCGCCGCGTTAGCGATGGTCTTAATGTCTGCATAGGTCGGACTATCGGATAAATCGGTGAGTTCCTCAACAACCGGAAGTTCACGACGGCGGAAGTAATCCCGTCCTTTACGTCCGATTACAAACAGGCAATACTCATCCTTGGACTGATGGCGTTCTGCGATGAAGTTCGATACTTTTCGCAAAATGTTGGAGTTTGATGCACCAGCAAGACCGCGGTCGGAAGTGATCACCAGATAACCGGTTTTTTTCACTTCACGTT
This Paenibacillus sp. JZ16 DNA region includes the following protein-coding sequences:
- the atpD gene encoding F0F1 ATP synthase subunit beta; this encodes MKKGRVVSITGAVVDIEFERGHLPEIFNAVKIEATLEGGRSIDLTLEVSNHLGDNLVRCIAMSSTDGLVRGIEAVDLGRPITVPVGSATLGRVFNVLGEPIDNAGAVVSEINNPIHREAPAYDELSTQAEMLETGIKVIDLLAPYQKGGKIGLFGGAGVGKTVAIQELINNIAQEHGGISVFAGVGERTREGNDLYHEMSDSGVINKTAMVFGQMNEPPGARLRVALTGLTMAEYFRDQEGKDVLLFIDNIFRFTQAGSEVSALLGRMPSAVGYQPTLASEMGRLQERITSTKKGSVTSIQAIYVPADDYTDPAPATTFAHLDATTNLERKISEMGIYPAVDPLASSSRILAPEIVGEEHYNVAQGVKKILARYNELQDIIAILGMDELSEEDKAIVGRARRVQRFLSQAFHVAEQFNGIPGKYVPVKETVRSFKEILEGKHDHLPEAAFLFVGTIEEAVEKAKTL
- the atpG gene encoding ATP synthase F1 subunit gamma produces the protein MARGLRDIKRQIKSVQNTRQITKAMEMVAAAKLRRAQEKATSALPYSEKLKEVVGSIAAGTKGISHPMLEKREVKKTGYLVITSDRGLAGASNSNILRKVSNFIAERHQSKDEYCLFVIGRKGRDYFRRRELPVVEELTDLSDSPTYADIKTIANAAVHQYELGQIDELYVCYNQFVNALTQLQEISKLLPMENIGSAENLTGYEYEPSPEGVLEVLLPKYAETLIFSAMLNAKASELGAKMTAMGAATKNASKMINELNLTYNRARQAAITQEISEIVGGANAQQ